AAAAGAGGTTGCCTGCGATAAGGAACAGCAGGGCAAAGAAGAACTCCACGGCCGCGTAGATGAGCGCCACCTTTACCGCGGTTCTGTTCTCCGCTCCCACACCGTATGCAAGGACCAGGCTCAGGAGGGCAAAGGCCAGGTAAACCAGGGACCCCCAAGAATAGGCGTAATACAGTAGCAGTACTCCATTGATTGAAAGAAGGAGAGTGGCAAGGGCAAGTCGCTTCATGTCATCCCCAGATAGCCCTCAAATACCTCAACGTATTTAAACCCATCGTCGGGGAATATGAGGACGTAGGTACCCTCGCCTAGCTCTCCGACGACTTTCTCATAACCCTTAACAACGGCACCGGAGCTGAGGCCTATGAGAAGGCCATCGCTTCTGGCAACGCGGATGGCCCCTTCGATGGCCTCTTTCCTCGTGATCTCCACGACTCTGTCTATCTCAACCTGGAAGTACCACTTGGGCTTCGTCTCGAGGCGCTTTATACCGGGGATCTTCTCTCCTTTGGCGGGGACAACGCCGATGATCCTTGTGTCGTAGCGCTCCTTGAAGTAGCTCGCTATGCCGGCTATGTGTCCGGAAGTTCCGATGCCGGCTATTATGACGTCGGGCGTTTTCCCTATGCTCCTCAGCTGCTCGTCTATCTCCCCCGCGGTAAAGCGGTAGTGGGCGTCGAAGTTGTCGTCGTTCTCGAACTGGTTGAGGTTCATCGCACCGGCTTTTCTGGCTTCTTCCTGCACAAAGCGCACCATCGTCGGGTCTATCGTCTCGAAGTCCGTCATAACGACCTCTGCACCGAGAACCCTCAGGAGAATCTGCGTCGCCCTGGGTGTTGGCTTCGGCAGGTAGGCTCTGAACTCGATGCCAAAAACGTTGCTTAAAGCGGCCAGAGAAATCCCAACGTTGCCGGAGGTGGCCTCAAAAAGGGCCGTGCCGTTGATGTCCCCGCGCTCGATGGCCTTCATAAGCATGTTAAAAACGGCCCTGTCCTTGATGCTCCTGCTGAAGGGGTTAAAGAACTCCAGCTTGGCAAAATACATCCCCCCTCTCCGCCGAGAGTTTGACCAGGGGGGTCGGCTTGTACTTCTCGAACAGTTCGAGGGTGCTGTTAAACACGTTCATTTGCCATCACCGAAAACGGGTGAGAGAAGGGCTTTAAAAACTTTCCTAAAACGAACAGTTGTGGACAAAATTGGGTAATCAGGGCACCCCTTCCCTCACGAGCCTTTCCTTTATCCTCTCAAACTCACCGAGTGAACCCCTCACTATCGGGTGCCTCGGCACGAACGGGCACGGCTCCTCCCGCTCGATGCTTATCGCAAACGTGCCAATCTCCTTGGCAATTCTAACTATCTCCTCCTTGTCGAGGCCGATGAGGGGCCTCAAAATAGGCAGGTCGCTCGCGGTGCTTATGATAAGAAGGTTGTCGAGGGTCTGCGATGCCACCTGCCCCAGGGAGTCGCCCGTAACTATAGCCCTTGCCCCGATTTCGTGTCCCACCCTGCACGCCTTCCTGAGCATCGTGTATTTACAGAAGAGGCACGTCCACTTGGCCTTTCCAATCTCGGCGAGCTTCGAAAAAACCGGAGCCTGTTCCTCGTAGGCATCTACTATAACCGGCTCATTCAGCTTTCCGTACTTTCCGAGAACCTCGCAGAGCTCAAAAACCTTGGACTCCTTCGTACCGCTCTGCCGGAAGTGAACGGGGGTTATCTCAAAGCCTTTCCTGAGCATGAGGTATATCGCCACCGGCGAGTCTATGCCCGAGCTGAGCAGCGCCACCGCTTTCATGTTCGGAAGAAGGGACGGAGGATATATGAAGCTTTCCTCAACTCAGAGTTTGAAACCCTTGAGCTGGAGCAGGCCGATGTAGACGAACCAGGCCAGTATCGTGGCGGCGCCAACCAGCTCTGGAATCGCGAGCCCCTTAAAGACCCCAGCCTTCACGAGGTATAGCATCAGGACGAAGGTGAGAACCGCCAGAACGCTCCAGGCGTAGCCGGCCGAAAGTCCGTTTCTCCCGAGCTTTATGCCAACTATCGCTATATCCGCCAGGGCCAGAACGTAGAAGAAGACCGCCGCCGGGGCGTGCGGCGCGTACTCCTCAGGAAAAACTCCAACGAGGAACAGGAGAACCATCGCGAGGGGCATCAGGTAGGAGAGACCACGCCTGAGGGCCCCGATGGAGGCAATGAAACCGATGACCGCGAAGACCATCAGAAAGCCGTTGAAGTAGTAGTTCACCGGATTCCGTATTGAGCCCATGTCGCTCAGGGCGTTTCCCTTGAAGGAGAACCATGGGTTCTGGCTCACAACGATGAGCAGTCCCACGATAAAGATAATGGGGAGGGAGATGGCCACGTACGACCATAAACGCTGGAGAGTCATGGGGATCACTTCACAAATTCCACGTTTTCCATGTTTACAAACTCTTTATCGCCCGTGAGAAACCTCATTTCCATGCCCTTTGCTAGAACGTAACCCAGACAATCTATCAGAGACAGCTTTTTCCCTTCTTTCCTCGTCTGGAGCCTGAGCGTTGAGGCCGTGACATAATGCTGGATATCCGGCGTCAGCACGATAAGAATGCTCCTCACGAGTTCCACGGTAGCTTTGGCTTTCTTCTCTCCAAAGTCCCTTGTCAGGGCATACGACAGCTCTAGCAGGTTGAATTCGGTTGTATACAGTTCCTCTTCAGCATATGTTGAGTAGTTGGGGTTTCCTCTGAGGATTTCAACGAGGGCGTAGGTATCGGCGAAGAACTTAGCCATGTACCTCCCTCAGCTCATCCTTCAGCTTTTGAGGGTCAACGTCCCAGTCCTTCAGCAGTCCGAAAATCTCAACCTTTATGAGCACCCTGCTCTTTTCAGGCAGGTTGAGCTTCTTTACGGGTTTTAAAATTCCGTTTTCATACACTGCCTCAACAACCATCGGCACGTTCTCACCCCATAACAACTTGTTTTTCCCATTTTTAACCTTTCAGCACCCCCTCTTCCCCGGCTCTTCACCAAAAACCGCCCGGTAGAGCTTCCTGAACTCCTCCCAGGAGCCCCTTATAACCGGGTGCCTCGGTATGAACGGAATCTCATCCTCCGGCAGGGTTGAGAGCTCGAAGGTTCCTATCTCCTTCGCTATCCTGACGATTTCCTCCTTGTCCATGCCGATGAGCGGGCGGTATATTGGCAGATCCGTCGCCTGGCTGACGATGTACATGTTCTCAAGGGTCTGCGAAGCGACCTGTCCAAGGGAATCACCCATGACGATGCCCTTCGCCCCGAACTCCCTCGCTATTCTATCCGCGTGCCTCACCATCATGTACTTGCAGAAGACGCAGGTGTACTTCTCCTTCTTCATTTCGCGCAGCTTTTCAAGGATTCTCTCGCGCTCTTTGGGCTTGACGACTATCAACTCACCCTTTCCGCCGTAGCCGTACCGCCTAAGCTGGTTCCATATCCTCCTGACCTTCTCAAGGGTTTTCTCACCTATGTATATGTGGACGGGAATAACCTCAACGCCGCGCTTCATCATGAGGAAAGCGGCAACCGGCGAATCTATACCGCCGCTGAGCAGTGCCACCACTTTGCCCTGGGTGCCAATCGGCAGGCCGCCCCAGGAGTGGATTTTATCAACGAAGACGTAGGCTTTACCCTCCATCAGCTCGACGCCGACCTCGATGTCGTAGTTGTGGAGGTCAACCTCGCACCCCTCGTTCTCCAGGATGTACTCGCCGACCTTGGCCTGAACCTCGGGGCTCTTGAGCGGAAACTCCTTGGTGATTCTCCTGGCGGTGACCCTGAAGCGGGGCCTTTCAAGGCCAAGCTCCCTCTTCTTCCTTCTGAAGAGCTTCAGGGCCGTCCGGTGAATCTTATCCAGCTCGGCGTCAATTTCCATCGCGGGGGAGAGCGACACTATGCCAAAGACCCGCCCAAGAACGTCAACGGCCGCCCTCGCTTTATTCGTCTTCACAAGAATCCTCCCGTGCTTCGCCTCGACCTTCTTGAACTCAATCCCCTCGCTCACCAGTGCCTCCCGGATGTTGTTCATGAGTATGTTCTCGAACCACCTTCTCGTCTGCCGGGATTTGGTTCCTATCTCGCCGTATCTGACGATCACCACGTTGAACATAGAATCACCCCACCGTACCCGGGAACTTGATGATTATCTCCACGTACTTCTGTATGCCCTCGTAGAGGAGCAGGGAAACCAGATACGAGGACAGCAGGATAAGCTCGTTCATCTCAAAGATGTGCGCCGCTATGGCCTTGGCCCTGGGCGTCGCATCGACTATCGTGCTCATGTACTTCCTCTTGAGGGAGTGGTTGACCAGGATGAACCCGATGAGCAGGGCGACGCCGATCAGGCCCCACGTCTGGCCCAGCGCAAGCATCAGGAAGAGCGTCGAGGCCACTATTATCCAGCCGCCTATGACCCCGAGCAGTATCACGAACTCTATCATCGTCCCACCGGAGGTTGGTAAGGTGGGGGCAATAAAAAGGTAACTCAGACGAACCTGAGCACCTCGTCGATACTTTTTCTCCGTCTTCTAGGCCGTGTCTCCTCCCGCGGATAGCCGACCGGGATGACCCCAACGAGATAGTGGTTCCCGTCGAGGCCCGCAAGCCCCCTGACTTCCTCCTCTATGCCCTGAAAATTCGTAACGCCTATGTAGACCGTTCCGAGGCCGAGCTCAACGGCCCTGAGCATGAGGTTCTGGATGGCCATCGCGGCGCTCTCAACGCTCCAGATGAATTCCAGTTCATCGAAGTCCTCCCCAGGGAGGAACCGAACGCGCCTGTCAATGAAGACCGCCACGTAGACCGGCGCACGGTACATCCCGCTTTCGTACATGCGTTTCTTGAGCTTCTCTATCTTCTCATCGGGCAGGTTCACGGCGCGGTAGTATCGGATCATGCCCTCCGCTATGAGGTTGTAGAGCCTCTCCCTCGCGTTTTCACTCCCGAAAATCACGAACTTCCAGTTCTCCAGACCGCTCGCGGTCGGTGCCCTCACCGCGGCCTCCACAAGCGCTCTAACGTGCTCCGCAGGGACGTCCTTCTCCTCAAAATACCTCACGGAAGTCCTGTTCAATATCGCGTCGTCGAGCTCCACGCTATCACCCCCAGGGACTTCTCGCCGGCATTAATCAGCCTTTCCGAAACCAAAGGTTTAAGAGAACTCCGGAGTAATCTCCAAGAGGTGAAAGCATGTACGGATGGAGAGGCAGGCTTGGTCTTATCGTTCCATCATCGAACACTACCATGGAGATGGAGCTTCACTCCGCGCTCCCCGAAGGGGTCTCCCTTCACACCGCGAGGGTTCCGCTTAAGAATGTCACGGAGGAAGAACTTGTCAAGATGAACGCCATGGCCGTTGAGAGCGCCAGGCTTCTGCGTGACGCGGGCGTTGAGCTTATCCTCTACGGCTGCACGAGCGGCTCCTTCATCGGGGGGAAGGACTATGAAAAGGAGATCGAGGCGAACGTCGAGGAGGAGGTAAACGTTCCCGTTGTCAGCACGAGCACTGCCGTCGTTGAGGCCCTCAGGATACTCGATGCCCAGGCGGTACTCGTGATAACCCCGTACACGGACGAGATAAACGCGCGGGAGAGGGAGTTCCTCGAAGCCAATGACTTCGAGGTCCTTGACATCCGGGGTCTGGGAATAGAGGACAACACCCAGATTGGAAAGCTCGAACCCCACGAGGCCTACCGCCTCGCCAAGGCGAGCTTCATGGACGAGGCCGACGCGATCTTCATCAGCTGCACCAACCTGAGAACCTTCGAGATAATCGAGCCCCTTGAGGAAGACCTCGGCGTCCCGGTCGTTACGAGCAACCAGGCCTCGCTGTGGCTGGCCCTCCGCCAGATGGACGTTATGGAGCGGATCCCAGGATTGGGGAAGCTGTTCATCGATTTCTGACTCTCCTGTTTCCACCCCTTCATTCCGAAATCCTTTTAAGAACTCCTCCACATTTCTTAGGTGTTAGTCACTGAGGGTGATACATATGGGGCTCCTGGACGAGGCAAGGAAGCTTTCGGTATACACGGCCTACAACACGAACGTCGATGCGATAACCTTTCTGAAAGGGGAGATAGTGCAGAGACTCATAGACGAGTTTGGGGCCGAAGCGGTCAGGAAAAGGATGGACGACTATCCCAGAGAGATAAACGAGCCCTTGGACTTCGTTGCCAGGCTGGTACATGCCCTCAAGACCGGCAAGCCGATGGCGGTGCCCCTCGTCAACGAGGAGCTCCACACGTGGTTCGACTCCCACTTCAAATACGACGTTGAGAGGATGGGCGGTCAGGCGGGAATCATAGCCAACCTACTGGCGAATCTGGATTTCAGGCGGGTGATGGTTTACACCCCCCACCTCGCCAAAAAACAGGCCGAGATGTTCGTGGACAGGCCGAACCTCGCATACCCGGTCGTCGAGGATGGCAGGTTGACCTTCAAACACCCCCGCGAGGCCTACCGCGAGAACGACCCTATCAAGGTGAACCGCATTTTCGAGTTCCGCGCCGGGACGACATTTAAGCTGGGAAGTGAAAGGATTACCGTCCCCTTCTCCGGCCGCTTCATAGTCTCGGCGAGGTTTGAGAGCATAAGGATATACACCGAGCCCGAGCTGAAGCCGTTCCTGCCGGAGATCGGCCTCCAGGCTGACGGGGCGATCCTTTCAGGTTACCAGGGAATAAAGCTCCGCTATTCGGACGGCAAGGACGCCAACCACTACCTCAGGGAGGCCAAAAAGGACATACTCCTGCTCAAGCGGGAGAAGGACGTCAAGGTTCACCTCGAGTTCGCCTCGATACAGAACCGCGAGCTCAGGAAGAAGGTCGTCTACAACCTCTTCCCGCTGGTAGACAGCGTTGGCATGGACGAGGCCGAGATAGCCCACGTCCTCAACGCCCTCGGCTACTCCAAGCTCGCCGATCGGATATTCACCTACAACCGCATCGAGGACACCGTCCTCGGGGGGAAGATACTCATCGACGAGATGAACCTTGAGGTTCTGCAAATACACACGATCTACTACCTGATGTACATCACCCACGCGGACAACCCGCTGAGCGAGGACGAGCTGAGGAGCAGTCTTGAGCTCGCCACCACCCTCGCGGCCGCTAGGGCGTCCCTTGGGGAAATCCGCTCGCCCGAGGACTTCAAGGTGGGCACCAACGTGCCGTACAACGAGCGCGGAGAGTACGTCAAACTGCGCTTCGAGGAGGCGAAGAGGCGCTTGAGAACCAGGGAGTACAAGGTCGTCATAATCCCCACAAGGCTCGTCAAGAACCCGGTCTCAACGGTCGGCCTGGGCGACACCATTTCCGCCGGGGCATTCACGAGCTATCTGGCGATGCTGAGGAAGAAGGGCGCGCTGTGAGTCTTTGATTCTTTGGATTGGTACTCTATACTGTACCAAATATTTATAAGTATCGGTATTTTATATCGTACCATGAATCCGGACGAGGTCAAAAGGTACATCCGTCTGTTCCATGAGAGGGACCTGCCGGGGGCCATGGAAAGGGAGTTACAGCCCCCGTTGAATCCAGGAAAGGCCACTGCCATAATCGGTCCGAGACGTTCCGGGAAGACATACCTCCTATACTCGATGGTTGGTGAGAACAGGGAGCGCTACGTTTACCTGAACTTCGAGAACCCGCTCCTTTTTGGAACCTCCGGCCGCGATTTTCCGGGGATAGTGGATGCCTACTTCGACCTTTACCCTGAAAACGTTGGGGCGGATGTTTTCTTTCTGCTCGACGAGGTGCAGAACGTCCCGGGCTGGGAAACGGGCGTCAGGTACCTGCTCGACGAGGGATTCAGGGTTGCCGTCACTGGGTCGTCCTCGAAGCTCCTCTCACGGGAGGTTGCAACCCAGCTGAGGGGACGGGGGGTTTCGTACACCCTGCTCCCGCTGTCCTTCAGGGAGTTCCTGCGTTTCAAGGGGGTCGAGTTTGAAAAGCACGAGCTGTATGGGCGGAAGGTTCACCTGATAAAAAAGCTCCTGGAGGAGTACCTGAGGTACGGTGCCTTCCCCGAGGTGGCCCTGCTCGACGACCGGGTCAGAATCCTCGAGGAGTACCTCTCGGTAATGATAACGAAAGACATCGTGGAGCGACACAGGATAAGAAACGTTGCCCTGGTTGAGGTTATCGTCAAGCTCCTGCTCTCGAACTACGCGAAGTACACCTCGTACAGCTCGATACATCGCTTCCTGAAGTCAGAGTTCGGAACGTCGAAGACGACCGTCCTGGAATACCTGAGGGCCCTGGAGGATTCCTTCTTCGTCTTCTTCCTTCCAAAGTTCGCCCCCTCCAGAAAGGAGTCCCTCCGGGCCCCGAGGAAGGTTTACCTGATTGATACCGGGCTTGCCCTCTTCTCAAGGAAAGACCCTGCGAGGGACGTGGAAAACGCGGTCTTCCTTGAACTCCTCAGGAGGAAGCACTATTCAAACCCCCTCCTCAGCATCCACTACTATGGGGGGTCCGGTGAGATGGAGGTTGATTTCGTGGTCTCGGAGTCCGGAAGGCCCGTGGAGCTTATTCAGGTGACAATGAGCCTGGAAGGGACGATGGACCGCGAGATATCCGCGCTCATCCATGCCGGCAGGGTTCTCGGCTGCAAGAACCTGACGGTGGTGACGCTCGAAGATGAAGACGCCGTGGAGGTGAACGACCTCAGAATAAACGTCGTCCCCCTCTGGAAGTTCCTGCTGGGCATATAACGGGGAAGGCTGACATCATCCCTCACTCCATCAGCCCCTCTATCAGCCGGGCCTTCTCCTGCGCCTTCCTGAGATGTTCGACGGTAACCTTGGTGTAAATCTGCGTCGTTGAAAGGTTTGAGTGGCCGAGGAGCTCCTGAATGGCCCTTATATCGACGCCGTTTTCGAGCATGTGAGTCGCAAAGCTGTGGCGGAGCTTGTGGGGCGTGACATCAACGCCGGCCCTGACGCCGTAGCGCTTCAGGAGGTACCACACGGTTTTGGTGGAGAGCCTGTCCTTTTCTCTGCGCCTGTCCTCAACGATTAGGTACTC
The DNA window shown above is from Thermococcus sp. JdF3 and carries:
- a CDS encoding antitoxin family protein, with protein sequence MVVEAVYENGILKPVKKLNLPEKSRVLIKVEIFGLLKDWDVDPQKLKDELREVHG
- a CDS encoding DUF998 domain-containing protein, with translation MTLQRLWSYVAISLPIIFIVGLLIVVSQNPWFSFKGNALSDMGSIRNPVNYYFNGFLMVFAVIGFIASIGALRRGLSYLMPLAMVLLFLVGVFPEEYAPHAPAAVFFYVLALADIAIVGIKLGRNGLSAGYAWSVLAVLTFVLMLYLVKAGVFKGLAIPELVGAATILAWFVYIGLLQLKGFKL
- a CDS encoding aspartate/glutamate racemase family protein, producing the protein MYGWRGRLGLIVPSSNTTMEMELHSALPEGVSLHTARVPLKNVTEEELVKMNAMAVESARLLRDAGVELILYGCTSGSFIGGKDYEKEIEANVEEEVNVPVVSTSTAVVEALRILDAQAVLVITPYTDEINAREREFLEANDFEVLDIRGLGIEDNTQIGKLEPHEAYRLAKASFMDEADAIFISCTNLRTFEIIEPLEEDLGVPVVTSNQASLWLALRQMDVMERIPGLGKLFIDF
- a CDS encoding nitroreductase family protein, which codes for MELDDAILNRTSVRYFEEKDVPAEHVRALVEAAVRAPTASGLENWKFVIFGSENARERLYNLIAEGMIRYYRAVNLPDEKIEKLKKRMYESGMYRAPVYVAVFIDRRVRFLPGEDFDELEFIWSVESAAMAIQNLMLRAVELGLGTVYIGVTNFQGIEEEVRGLAGLDGNHYLVGVIPVGYPREETRPRRRRKSIDEVLRFV
- the thiI gene encoding tRNA uracil 4-sulfurtransferase ThiI; this translates as MFNVVIVRYGEIGTKSRQTRRWFENILMNNIREALVSEGIEFKKVEAKHGRILVKTNKARAAVDVLGRVFGIVSLSPAMEIDAELDKIHRTALKLFRRKKRELGLERPRFRVTARRITKEFPLKSPEVQAKVGEYILENEGCEVDLHNYDIEVGVELMEGKAYVFVDKIHSWGGLPIGTQGKVVALLSGGIDSPVAAFLMMKRGVEVIPVHIYIGEKTLEKVRRIWNQLRRYGYGGKGELIVVKPKERERILEKLREMKKEKYTCVFCKYMMVRHADRIAREFGAKGIVMGDSLGQVASQTLENMYIVSQATDLPIYRPLIGMDKEEIVRIAKEIGTFELSTLPEDEIPFIPRHPVIRGSWEEFRKLYRAVFGEEPGKRGC
- a CDS encoding PIN domain-containing protein: MAKFFADTYALVEILRGNPNYSTYAEEELYTTEFNLLELSYALTRDFGEKKAKATVELVRSILIVLTPDIQHYVTASTLRLQTRKEGKKLSLIDCLGYVLAKGMEMRFLTGDKEFVNMENVEFVK
- a CDS encoding ATP-binding protein, which gives rise to MNPDEVKRYIRLFHERDLPGAMERELQPPLNPGKATAIIGPRRSGKTYLLYSMVGENRERYVYLNFENPLLFGTSGRDFPGIVDAYFDLYPENVGADVFFLLDEVQNVPGWETGVRYLLDEGFRVAVTGSSSKLLSREVATQLRGRGVSYTLLPLSFREFLRFKGVEFEKHELYGRKVHLIKKLLEEYLRYGAFPEVALLDDRVRILEEYLSVMITKDIVERHRIRNVALVEVIVKLLLSNYAKYTSYSSIHRFLKSEFGTSKTTVLEYLRALEDSFFVFFLPKFAPSRKESLRAPRKVYLIDTGLALFSRKDPARDVENAVFLELLRRKHYSNPLLSIHYYGGSGEMEVDFVVSESGRPVELIQVTMSLEGTMDREISALIHAGRVLGCKNLTVVTLEDEDAVEVNDLRINVVPLWKFLLGI
- the pfkC gene encoding ADP-specific phosphofructokinase; the protein is MGLLDEARKLSVYTAYNTNVDAITFLKGEIVQRLIDEFGAEAVRKRMDDYPREINEPLDFVARLVHALKTGKPMAVPLVNEELHTWFDSHFKYDVERMGGQAGIIANLLANLDFRRVMVYTPHLAKKQAEMFVDRPNLAYPVVEDGRLTFKHPREAYRENDPIKVNRIFEFRAGTTFKLGSERITVPFSGRFIVSARFESIRIYTEPELKPFLPEIGLQADGAILSGYQGIKLRYSDGKDANHYLREAKKDILLLKREKDVKVHLEFASIQNRELRKKVVYNLFPLVDSVGMDEAEIAHVLNALGYSKLADRIFTYNRIEDTVLGGKILIDEMNLEVLQIHTIYYLMYITHADNPLSEDELRSSLELATTLAAARASLGEIRSPEDFKVGTNVPYNERGEYVKLRFEEAKRRLRTREYKVVIIPTRLVKNPVSTVGLGDTISAGAFTSYLAMLRKKGAL